One stretch of Priestia megaterium DNA includes these proteins:
- a CDS encoding CBO0543 family protein — protein MQSSFVLFFIILGLLFGKWRRYQEYYPTLLFWITGNLLYEVLLFHHRVWVFHPVGIDHLFLPDHLMVSLGITLIIYPFVIPVFLGRLPLHVSGRLWWILLWALLFTVIEFIAYVNHSITHHYGWSLLCSFLFNIVTFSLLVIHQKTALAAWILSGSFIAFLFIFFDIPMP, from the coding sequence ATGCAATCTTCATTTGTATTATTTTTTATCATTCTTGGTTTACTATTTGGCAAGTGGCGAAGGTATCAAGAATACTATCCTACTTTGCTGTTTTGGATTACGGGGAATTTGCTTTATGAAGTGCTGCTGTTTCATCACCGGGTATGGGTATTTCACCCTGTTGGTATTGATCACCTTTTTCTACCCGATCACCTAATGGTTTCCCTTGGAATAACCTTAATTATTTATCCGTTTGTCATACCGGTATTTTTAGGAAGGCTGCCGCTGCATGTAAGCGGCCGGCTGTGGTGGATTCTTTTGTGGGCGCTTTTATTTACTGTGATTGAGTTCATTGCTTATGTTAATCACAGTATCACTCATCATTATGGATGGTCGCTGCTGTGTTCTTTTCTCTTCAATATTGTCACGTTCTCACTTTTAGTAATTCATCAGAAGACAGCGCTGGCTGCTTGGATACTATCTGGAAGCTTCATAGCTTTTTTATTTATTTTCTTTGATATTCCTATGCCTTAA
- a CDS encoding YckD family protein, with the protein MRKIMISAAAAFLFMSATPVLAENNPQPETKDVQLTSQQKQELSVLYKEMFEKKKEILSKYVEYGVLSKTESQKISSHMENRYQHMEQNGFIPKRHCHKTHHPK; encoded by the coding sequence TTGCGAAAGATTATGATAAGTGCAGCAGCAGCTTTTTTATTTATGAGTGCGACGCCTGTATTAGCGGAAAACAATCCTCAGCCAGAAACAAAAGACGTGCAGCTGACTTCTCAGCAAAAGCAGGAACTGTCCGTGCTGTACAAAGAAATGTTCGAAAAAAAGAAAGAAATACTTTCAAAATATGTCGAGTACGGCGTGCTAAGCAAAACGGAGAGTCAAAAAATTTCTTCACATATGGAAAATCGCTATCAGCATATGGAGCAAAATGGTTTTATCCCGAAGCGGCACTGTCATAAAACACATCATCCAAAGTAA
- a CDS encoding acyl-CoA dehydrogenase, producing MYFSYSDKVVKLQKELNSFMEEHIYPNEQLYEQQLNEQPSRWSAVPPIMEELKEKAKQAGLWNLFLPESEYGAGLTNVEYAPLCEIMGRSIIGPEAFNCGAPDTGNMEVLVRYGTPEQKEKWLKPLLNGDIRSCFSMTEPDVGSSDATNIQCSIVREGDEYVINGRKWWSSGAGDPRCKIAIVMGKSDFTASKYEQQSMILVPLNTPGVKIERMIPVFGYDHAPHGHAEIHYDNVRVPASNMLLGEGKGFAIAQGRLGPGRIHHCMRLIGAAERALEELCKRIQSRSTFNKLLSQQGVIQEWVAESRIEIEQARLLTLKAAYMMDTVGNKKARKEIAMIKVMAPAMALKVIDRAIQAFGAAGVSEDTPLAALWANARTLRLADGPDEVHKAQLARLELKPYQEKEATYAHKGFV from the coding sequence GTGTATTTTTCTTACTCTGACAAAGTAGTGAAGCTGCAAAAAGAATTGAACTCTTTTATGGAAGAGCATATTTACCCAAATGAACAGCTATACGAACAACAGCTGAATGAACAGCCGTCTAGATGGTCAGCTGTTCCTCCGATCATGGAAGAGTTAAAAGAAAAAGCAAAGCAAGCTGGATTATGGAACTTATTTTTGCCAGAAAGCGAATACGGAGCGGGTCTAACAAATGTCGAATATGCCCCCCTTTGCGAAATTATGGGCCGTTCTATTATTGGACCAGAAGCTTTTAACTGCGGAGCTCCTGACACCGGCAATATGGAAGTACTGGTTCGATACGGAACGCCCGAACAGAAAGAAAAATGGCTAAAGCCGCTGTTAAATGGAGACATTCGCTCCTGCTTTTCTATGACAGAACCAGATGTAGGTTCTTCTGATGCCACAAACATTCAGTGCAGTATTGTAAGAGAAGGCGATGAATATGTAATCAACGGAAGAAAATGGTGGTCTTCAGGTGCGGGAGATCCTCGCTGCAAAATTGCTATTGTCATGGGAAAAAGCGATTTTACCGCATCTAAATATGAACAGCAGTCTATGATTCTAGTTCCATTAAATACTCCAGGAGTTAAAATTGAACGAATGATTCCAGTTTTTGGATACGATCACGCTCCTCATGGACATGCTGAAATTCATTATGACAATGTGCGTGTGCCAGCATCCAATATGCTTTTAGGCGAAGGAAAAGGGTTTGCTATTGCTCAAGGCAGATTAGGGCCTGGACGTATTCATCACTGCATGCGTCTAATAGGAGCAGCTGAAAGAGCGCTTGAAGAATTATGTAAGCGTATTCAAAGTCGTTCTACATTTAATAAGTTGCTTTCCCAGCAAGGGGTTATTCAAGAATGGGTGGCAGAATCGCGTATTGAAATTGAGCAAGCTCGCTTATTAACATTAAAAGCTGCTTATATGATGGACACAGTTGGAAATAAAAAAGCGCGGAAAGAAATTGCTATGATTAAAGTAATGGCTCCTGCTATGGCTTTAAAAGTCATTGATCGCGCTATTCAAGCATTTGGAGCAGCAGGTGTTTCAGAAGACACGCCGCTTGCGGCACTTTGGGCAAATGCCCGCACTCTTCGCCTCGCTGATGGCCCAGACGAAGTGCACAAAGCACAGCTTGCAAGACTTGAGCTAAAACCCTATCAAGAAAAGGAGGCAACATATGCACATAAAGGATTTGTTTGA
- a CDS encoding PAS domain-containing sensor histidine kinase → MNENKKIVRLHAENHSAEALGIIFAYKQKDDHLVYSMYQGESVHEQKIPLEEWVSYEHFFEALNKKKKLMYELQINDKRYVVNLTPLSYTEKPEIMGHCVNITSYQEKKEQIQPFIYHNADAVAIVDLEGKTLQVNPAFENTFGWTFEEIYQKPLPIIPSFLKEPVCELHKTIQSGESKTEFETVRQHKDGHLINVSVTLFRVENMNDWPLCIAFVYRDITSRKQDETALKESEQRYRSLIELSPEAIIVHSEEKIDYINPAGAKALGYKNPQDVLGACVYQFVHPDYYDVVKQRIYRMKTENKSVDLQEEKFIHKDGHTIDAETIAFPIPYMGKQAIQVLFRDITERKKTEKLLRESAQLSLVGQLAAGIAHEIRNPLTAVKGFMQLLKETSDQPYYVEMINHELDRIELIADEFLSLAKPQAKTYKDKRVQDILENTLKLAEVQRITEKIHVKKEIDLHLPLVLCEENQLKQVFSNIFKNAVESMPSGGTVTIQLKRFNQENLVVRFSDEGPGITQERMQHLGKPFYSTKEKGTGLGLMVCYKIIREHRGEINFVSELGKGTTVDILLPFKK, encoded by the coding sequence ATGAACGAAAATAAAAAAATAGTTCGATTACATGCAGAAAATCATTCAGCTGAGGCGCTAGGAATCATATTTGCTTACAAACAAAAAGACGACCATCTTGTTTACAGTATGTATCAAGGTGAAAGCGTTCATGAGCAAAAAATACCTCTAGAAGAATGGGTCTCGTATGAGCATTTTTTCGAAGCACTAAATAAAAAGAAAAAGCTTATGTACGAGCTTCAAATAAATGATAAACGCTATGTAGTAAACTTAACCCCTTTATCTTACACAGAAAAGCCTGAAATTATGGGACATTGCGTGAATATAACTAGTTATCAGGAGAAAAAAGAACAGATTCAGCCTTTTATTTATCATAACGCAGATGCTGTTGCAATCGTTGACTTAGAAGGGAAAACACTTCAAGTGAACCCTGCGTTTGAGAATACATTTGGCTGGACGTTTGAAGAAATTTATCAAAAGCCCCTTCCGATTATACCTTCGTTTTTAAAGGAGCCAGTGTGCGAACTTCATAAAACTATTCAATCAGGGGAATCGAAAACGGAATTTGAGACGGTCAGACAGCATAAAGACGGGCATTTAATTAATGTAAGCGTCACACTATTCCGCGTTGAAAATATGAATGATTGGCCGCTATGCATTGCTTTTGTCTATCGAGATATAACATCGCGCAAGCAGGATGAGACGGCTTTAAAAGAAAGCGAACAACGCTACCGAAGCTTGATTGAGTTATCCCCGGAAGCGATTATCGTTCATAGTGAAGAGAAAATTGATTATATCAACCCTGCAGGAGCCAAAGCGCTAGGATACAAGAATCCTCAAGACGTATTAGGAGCTTGTGTTTATCAATTTGTTCACCCTGATTACTATGATGTTGTAAAACAGCGAATTTATCGAATGAAAACAGAAAATAAATCTGTAGACCTACAGGAAGAAAAGTTTATTCATAAAGACGGTCATACGATTGATGCCGAAACCATTGCTTTTCCTATTCCCTATATGGGAAAGCAGGCCATTCAAGTTTTGTTTCGTGATATTACAGAACGTAAAAAAACTGAAAAATTGCTGCGTGAATCTGCTCAGCTTTCCTTAGTCGGACAGTTAGCAGCGGGTATCGCTCACGAAATTCGAAACCCTCTGACGGCGGTAAAAGGATTTATGCAGTTATTAAAAGAAACGAGCGATCAGCCTTACTATGTAGAAATGATAAATCATGAGTTAGATAGAATTGAATTGATTGCCGATGAGTTCTTGAGTCTTGCAAAGCCTCAGGCGAAAACCTACAAAGACAAGCGCGTCCAAGATATTTTAGAGAATACTTTAAAGCTAGCTGAGGTGCAGCGGATTACAGAGAAAATTCACGTAAAAAAAGAAATTGATCTTCATCTTCCTCTCGTATTATGCGAAGAAAATCAGTTGAAGCAGGTATTTAGCAATATATTTAAAAATGCAGTCGAATCTATGCCAAGTGGAGGAACCGTAACGATTCAATTAAAAAGATTTAATCAGGAGAACCTTGTTGTCCGGTTTAGCGACGAGGGGCCTGGCATCACGCAGGAAAGAATGCAGCATTTAGGAAAACCTTTTTATAGTACCAAAGAGAAAGGAACGGGGCTTGGACTGATGGTGTGCTATAAGATCATTCGAGAGCATAGAGGAGAAATTAACTTTGTAAGTGAACTTGGAAAAGGAACTACCGTAGACATTCTTTTGCCTTTTAAAAAGTAG
- a CDS encoding SDR family oxidoreductase: protein MHIKDLFDLTGKTAIITGGGRGLGEQMAEGLAEAGANIVLCSRKKEACQQVADRLATMGVKTLALACNISQPEDIKNVVHETIETFGRIDILINNSGATWGAPVEEMPLEAWQKVMNINVTGTFLMSQEAGKEMIKQKAGKIINIASIAGLGGTDPQYMDTIGYNTSKGAVITFTKDLAVKWGQHNIQVNAIAPGFFPTKMSGAIMEQGKDYFLSQTPLKRFGSEADLKGAAVFLASAASNYITGDILTVDGGVHAM, encoded by the coding sequence ATGCACATAAAGGATTTGTTTGATTTAACTGGGAAAACAGCTATTATTACCGGCGGAGGCAGAGGATTAGGAGAACAAATGGCAGAAGGGCTTGCAGAGGCAGGGGCAAATATTGTTCTATGTTCGAGAAAAAAAGAAGCATGTCAGCAAGTGGCCGATCGATTGGCCACAATGGGCGTAAAAACCCTCGCTCTAGCATGTAACATCAGTCAGCCTGAAGATATTAAAAATGTCGTGCATGAAACGATTGAAACATTTGGACGTATTGATATTTTAATTAATAACAGTGGAGCTACGTGGGGTGCTCCAGTTGAAGAAATGCCTCTTGAAGCATGGCAAAAAGTGATGAATATTAACGTTACAGGAACGTTTTTAATGTCCCAAGAAGCTGGAAAAGAAATGATTAAACAAAAAGCTGGTAAGATTATTAACATTGCTTCAATTGCCGGTCTTGGAGGAACAGATCCTCAGTATATGGATACAATCGGGTACAACACGAGTAAAGGAGCGGTCATTACGTTTACGAAAGATTTAGCTGTCAAATGGGGACAACATAATATTCAAGTTAATGCGATTGCTCCGGGATTTTTCCCTACTAAAATGTCAGGTGCTATTATGGAACAAGGCAAAGATTATTTTCTAAGTCAAACCCCTTTAAAACGCTTTGGCTCCGAAGCTGATTTAAAAGGAGCGGCTGTTTTTCTTGCTTCTGCAGCGTCTAATTATATTACGGGAGATATTCTGACTGTAGACGGTGGAGTTCATGCTATGTGA
- a CDS encoding 3-hydroxyacyl-CoA dehydrogenase family protein, translated as MNSKDIQRIAVIGAGQMGHQIGMLCALGGYETIIQDMNEQSLIDAKNKLEAIIGKWVHKGKISSDAKEAAFRRLSFTNILREAISNADFVIEAVVEKLDVKQSVFKEIDEYAPSHAILASNSSTIVNSLIASATNRPEQIVNMHFFFPPLVMDCVEVVMSEKTSEQTAQTTMQVCKQINRTAVLLKKEISGFIANRILGALQKEAVFLYENGYADFEDIDTICKKALNHPIGPFELMDLSGIDVGYFVMQQRYSETGDPEDKPAACIEEKVQKGELGRKTGKGFYTYHTQGVK; from the coding sequence ATGAATAGTAAAGATATACAGCGTATTGCTGTTATTGGAGCAGGACAAATGGGACATCAAATCGGTATGCTTTGTGCACTTGGAGGATATGAAACAATTATTCAAGATATGAATGAACAATCACTCATTGATGCAAAAAATAAGCTGGAAGCAATTATAGGCAAGTGGGTTCATAAAGGCAAAATCTCTTCTGATGCTAAAGAAGCCGCATTTCGAAGATTGTCTTTTACAAACATATTAAGGGAAGCGATTTCAAATGCTGATTTTGTGATTGAAGCCGTGGTAGAAAAGTTAGATGTAAAACAAAGTGTCTTTAAAGAAATAGATGAGTACGCACCAAGTCACGCCATTTTAGCATCGAATAGTTCAACAATTGTTAACTCGCTTATTGCAAGTGCCACAAACCGTCCGGAGCAAATCGTGAACATGCATTTCTTTTTTCCTCCCCTTGTAATGGACTGCGTAGAAGTTGTGATGAGTGAAAAGACAAGTGAACAAACAGCTCAAACGACAATGCAAGTTTGCAAACAAATTAATCGCACAGCAGTCCTTCTGAAAAAAGAAATCTCAGGTTTTATTGCTAATCGAATCTTAGGAGCGTTGCAAAAAGAAGCCGTTTTCCTTTACGAAAATGGATACGCAGATTTTGAAGACATTGATACGATTTGCAAAAAAGCGCTCAATCACCCGATCGGTCCTTTTGAATTGATGGATCTCTCGGGAATTGACGTCGGATATTTTGTGATGCAGCAGCGCTATAGCGAAACGGGGGATCCAGAGGACAAGCCAGCTGCGTGCATTGAAGAAAAAGTTCAAAAAGGCGAGCTTGGACGCAAAACAGGAAAAGGTTTTTACACATACCACACACAAGGAGTGAAGTAA
- a CDS encoding DUF1292 domain-containing protein — protein sequence MERIETGEIFTILDENDQEQDIEVLGKMTIEGHDYIAVAFVEEVLIETEEEIDVFFLKIEDDGEWSSIEDDDEFEKVSAVFEEMTSA from the coding sequence ATGGAACGCATTGAAACGGGAGAGATTTTTACAATTTTAGATGAAAATGATCAAGAGCAAGATATTGAAGTGCTTGGAAAAATGACGATTGAAGGGCACGATTATATTGCTGTTGCGTTTGTGGAAGAAGTTTTAATTGAAACAGAAGAAGAAATTGATGTTTTCTTTTTAAAAATTGAAGATGATGGTGAATGGTCTTCAATTGAAGATGATGATGAGTTTGAAAAGGTATCAGCCGTATTTGAGGAAATGACATCCGCGTAA
- a CDS encoding TetR/AcrR family transcriptional regulator, with amino-acid sequence MKDLMMERSIQLFAQKGFKETSIQDIVNELNVTKGTFYYYFKSKQELLMDIHLQYIERLIENQETILADKTTSYPEKLHSIIFKLVHDIEKEGLRAKVFFREMRHLSEEHLEQIIPKRDRFKENVQEIIEKGMEAEQFRSDLPSDIVTLGILGMTNWSYFWFQPDGEKSDREVAAIFYKMLMKGIQS; translated from the coding sequence ATGAAAGATTTGATGATGGAACGAAGCATTCAGCTTTTTGCTCAAAAAGGTTTCAAAGAAACGTCTATTCAAGATATTGTAAATGAATTAAACGTCACAAAAGGAACGTTTTATTATTATTTTAAAAGCAAACAAGAGCTTTTAATGGATATTCACCTTCAATATATTGAAAGATTAATAGAAAACCAAGAGACGATTCTTGCAGATAAGACAACATCTTATCCAGAAAAGCTGCACAGCATTATTTTTAAACTTGTTCATGATATTGAGAAAGAAGGCCTTCGAGCTAAAGTGTTTTTTCGAGAGATGCGTCATTTGAGTGAAGAACACTTAGAACAAATCATTCCAAAGCGCGATCGTTTTAAAGAAAACGTACAGGAAATTATTGAAAAAGGAATGGAAGCAGAGCAATTCCGTTCAGATTTGCCTTCAGATATCGTGACGCTAGGCATATTAGGAATGACAAATTGGAGCTATTTTTGGTTTCAGCCGGATGGAGAAAAATCAGATCGAGAAGTTGCGGCTATTTTTTATAAGATGCTGATGAAAGGTATTCAGTCATAG
- a CDS encoding NAD(P)/FAD-dependent oxidoreductase has translation MKTYIVVGAGILGASTAYHLAKAGADVTLIDRKDAGQATDAAAGIVCPWLSQRRNKAWYRLAKGGAKYYQTLIQQLEEDGETDTGYKRVGAISLQTDEQKIKKMEERAYKRREEAPEIGEITRLSAKETQALFPVLSEEYSSVHISGAARVNGRALRNALVNAAKKNGAKIIEGNAELLYENNQVTGVAVNGQTLLASTTIVTAGAWANQLLEPLGVKFLASFQKAQIVHLHLPDLDTKDWPVVMPPSDQYILSFEQGQIVIGATHENDTGYDLRVTAGGLHEIFSKALSIAPGLTESTILETRVGFRPFTPGFLPVIGALPAYEGILVANGLGASGLTSGPYLGSELAKLALEMEMEIDLSDYDVRGAIES, from the coding sequence ATGAAAACATACATCGTAGTTGGAGCTGGGATACTTGGAGCTTCTACAGCATATCATTTAGCAAAAGCAGGGGCAGATGTGACATTAATAGATCGCAAGGATGCCGGTCAAGCTACTGATGCAGCAGCAGGAATCGTTTGTCCATGGCTTTCACAGCGTCGAAATAAAGCATGGTACCGCTTAGCAAAAGGCGGCGCCAAGTACTATCAAACATTAATTCAGCAATTAGAAGAAGATGGAGAAACGGATACGGGATATAAGCGAGTAGGAGCAATTAGCTTACAAACTGATGAACAAAAGATTAAAAAAATGGAAGAAAGAGCATATAAGCGTCGGGAAGAAGCTCCCGAAATAGGCGAGATTACACGTTTATCCGCTAAAGAAACACAGGCTTTGTTTCCGGTTCTTTCGGAAGAATACAGTTCAGTTCATATTAGTGGAGCCGCTCGCGTTAACGGAAGAGCTCTTCGAAACGCACTTGTGAATGCAGCGAAGAAAAACGGTGCAAAAATAATAGAAGGAAACGCAGAACTACTTTATGAAAATAATCAAGTAACGGGCGTTGCCGTAAATGGACAAACCCTTCTAGCAAGTACAACAATCGTGACAGCAGGAGCGTGGGCAAATCAATTACTAGAGCCTCTTGGAGTGAAATTTTTAGCAAGCTTTCAAAAAGCGCAAATTGTCCACTTGCATCTTCCTGATTTAGATACAAAAGACTGGCCCGTTGTGATGCCTCCAAGCGACCAATATATTCTTTCGTTTGAACAAGGTCAAATTGTCATTGGAGCAACACATGAAAACGACACGGGTTATGACTTGAGAGTAACTGCTGGAGGGCTTCACGAAATTTTTTCAAAGGCCTTATCAATTGCTCCCGGCTTAACAGAAAGCACGATCTTAGAAACAAGGGTAGGGTTTCGACCATTTACTCCAGGCTTCTTGCCAGTCATTGGGGCTCTTCCGGCTTACGAAGGAATACTAGTAGCGAATGGTCTCGGAGCTTCAGGCTTAACGTCGGGCCCTTATCTTGGTTCAGAGCTTGCTAAATTAGCACTTGAAATGGAAATGGAAATTGATCTTAGCGACTATGATGTAAGAGGAGCTATCGAGTCTTAA
- the lysA gene encoding diaminopimelate decarboxylase translates to MYLHGTSKINSSNHLEIGQCDTVELKKQYGTPLYIYDQELIETKCKAFHSAFQRSGFSYQIAYAGKAFLCMEMASLLTKLDMSLDVVSGGELFTALEAGYPAERIHFHGNNKTIEEIEMALDANIGCFVVDNFTELEVLHALAAERKQKASILLRVTPGIEAHTHEYIMTGQEDSKFGFGLSNDQAMKAVSSALEKPYYDLLGIHCHIGSQIFEVDGFSRAIDILTDFLFSIRDKMEFEVKVLNVGGGFGIRYTESDSPLPVEYYVDALTEKLSRTLTEQNYTLPEVWIEPGRSIVGEAGTTLYTIGSTKEIPGVRKYVGIDGGMTDNIRPALYDAKHEAVLANRVTDKKDETVSIAGKCCESGDMLIWDIDLPRVNQGDLLAVSSTGAYNYSMASNYNRIPRPAVVFVKNGEARLAVERETYEDLVRKDVRPVVTTYAMSK, encoded by the coding sequence ATGTACTTACATGGAACGAGTAAAATTAACAGCAGCAATCATTTAGAAATTGGGCAGTGCGATACGGTCGAACTGAAAAAACAATACGGCACTCCCCTATACATCTACGATCAAGAATTAATTGAGACGAAATGCAAGGCCTTCCATTCAGCCTTTCAAAGAAGCGGATTTTCATATCAAATCGCCTATGCAGGGAAAGCGTTTCTTTGTATGGAAATGGCTAGCCTTTTAACGAAGCTTGATATGTCATTAGATGTGGTCTCAGGAGGCGAATTATTTACAGCTCTTGAAGCTGGATATCCAGCTGAACGCATTCATTTTCACGGAAATAACAAAACGATTGAAGAAATTGAAATGGCACTTGATGCGAATATTGGCTGTTTTGTTGTAGATAACTTCACCGAACTTGAAGTTTTGCATGCCTTAGCAGCTGAGCGAAAACAGAAAGCATCTATTCTTCTGCGTGTTACTCCAGGGATTGAAGCCCATACACATGAATATATTATGACCGGACAGGAAGACTCCAAGTTTGGATTTGGTCTTTCCAATGACCAAGCCATGAAAGCAGTAAGTTCTGCATTAGAAAAACCTTACTATGATCTTTTAGGCATTCATTGTCATATTGGTTCGCAAATTTTTGAAGTAGATGGTTTTTCTCGCGCCATTGATATTTTAACTGATTTCTTATTCAGCATTCGTGATAAAATGGAATTTGAAGTAAAAGTTTTAAACGTAGGTGGTGGTTTTGGTATTCGTTATACCGAAAGCGACTCTCCTCTTCCAGTTGAGTATTATGTAGATGCACTGACAGAAAAGCTAAGCCGTACGTTAACTGAACAAAATTATACCCTTCCGGAAGTCTGGATTGAGCCTGGAAGAAGCATCGTAGGAGAAGCAGGTACAACGCTTTATACAATTGGCTCAACGAAGGAGATTCCAGGTGTACGCAAATACGTGGGAATTGACGGCGGCATGACCGATAATATTCGTCCTGCTCTGTATGATGCAAAGCATGAAGCTGTCTTAGCTAATAGAGTGACGGATAAAAAAGATGAAACGGTATCGATTGCGGGGAAATGCTGCGAATCAGGAGATATGCTTATTTGGGATATCGATTTACCGCGCGTTAATCAAGGAGATTTATTAGCAGTGTCCTCTACAGGTGCCTACAACTATTCAATGGCTAGCAATTACAACCGCATTCCGCGCCCTGCTGTTGTATTTGTGAAAAATGGAGAAGCTCGTCTTGCTGTAGAGCGAGAAACATACGAAGATTTGGTGCGAAAAGATGTAAGACCAGTCGTTACTACGTATGCAATGAGCAAATAA
- a CDS encoding long-chain-fatty-acid--CoA ligase, whose amino-acid sequence MEDVKKWFTPYPEAYTHDIHIEDISLFDMLKEAAERYPAHTATRMYQHTLTYQELYHSVRVFAGALQKKGIKKGDRVAIMLPNCPQYIISYFGIVAAGGIVTQVNPMLVEQELEHILNDSGAKKIILLDDFYTRLQEIRNRVDIEEAITVSLQKPFVPTSPDLSFLDFLTIKHEFNQPVIHPAHDIAVLQYTGGTTGPSKGAMLTHTNIYTNAVQSYEIFKHDIELGKEKCLTVIPLFHVFGMTSCMHLSILCGNEILLLPRFDLEEVLNTIKKEQPSIFPGVPTMYVAITNHPRAEEYNIESIRICNSGSAPMPVELMKEFERKTGAKVLEGYGLSEASPVTHCNLPFCERKPGTVGLGVPQTAYKIVDVATGTKELPRGELGEIVIKGPQVMKGYWNQPEETAHALRNGWLYTGDIGQIDEDGYLSIVDRKKDMIIASGFNVYPRDIEEVLYEHSHIKEAVVIGAPHPYRGETIKAILVVKEGKSLSEEELTSYCRHHLAAYKIPRIFEFRAELPKTNVGKILRRALREEVVKETM is encoded by the coding sequence ATGGAAGACGTTAAAAAGTGGTTTACACCTTATCCAGAAGCCTACACTCATGACATTCACATCGAAGATATTTCACTATTTGATATGCTGAAAGAAGCAGCCGAACGTTATCCTGCTCACACGGCAACGCGCATGTATCAGCATACGTTAACGTACCAGGAGCTGTATCACTCAGTTCGCGTATTTGCAGGAGCACTACAGAAAAAAGGGATTAAAAAAGGGGATCGTGTAGCAATTATGCTGCCAAACTGTCCGCAATATATAATAAGCTATTTCGGCATTGTAGCAGCGGGCGGCATTGTTACTCAGGTCAACCCTATGCTTGTCGAACAAGAGCTAGAGCATATTTTAAACGATTCCGGGGCAAAAAAAATAATTCTACTCGATGATTTTTATACGAGACTTCAAGAGATAAGAAACCGCGTTGATATAGAAGAAGCGATAACTGTCAGCTTGCAAAAACCTTTTGTTCCTACATCACCAGACCTTTCCTTCCTAGATTTTCTAACCATCAAGCATGAATTTAATCAGCCGGTCATCCATCCAGCACACGATATTGCTGTTCTTCAGTATACGGGAGGAACGACCGGACCATCTAAAGGTGCGATGCTTACACATACAAACATTTACACAAACGCAGTTCAATCATACGAAATATTTAAGCATGATATTGAATTAGGAAAAGAAAAATGCTTAACCGTTATTCCATTGTTTCACGTATTTGGCATGACTTCCTGTATGCATTTATCGATTCTTTGCGGAAATGAAATATTGCTATTGCCGCGTTTTGATTTGGAAGAAGTACTAAATACAATAAAAAAAGAGCAGCCTAGTATTTTTCCTGGCGTGCCAACTATGTATGTTGCTATTACAAATCATCCGCGGGCAGAAGAATACAACATCGAAAGTATTCGCATCTGCAACAGCGGCAGTGCGCCGATGCCTGTTGAGCTGATGAAAGAGTTCGAACGAAAAACGGGCGCTAAAGTGTTAGAAGGGTACGGCTTATCAGAAGCATCCCCCGTGACGCATTGTAACCTGCCGTTTTGTGAGAGAAAGCCAGGTACAGTCGGACTTGGCGTTCCGCAAACTGCTTATAAAATTGTAGACGTGGCTACAGGAACAAAAGAACTGCCAAGAGGAGAGCTTGGAGAAATAGTGATTAAAGGCCCTCAAGTTATGAAAGGCTATTGGAATCAGCCTGAAGAGACAGCTCACGCGCTTAGAAACGGCTGGCTGTACACCGGAGATATTGGACAGATAGATGAAGACGGGTATTTATCCATTGTTGATCGCAAAAAAGATATGATTATTGCAAGTGGGTTTAATGTGTACCCTCGAGATATTGAAGAAGTTTTATATGAACACAGTCACATTAAAGAAGCCGTTGTAATTGGTGCGCCGCATCCTTACAGAGGAGAAACAATTAAAGCGATTTTGGTAGTGAAAGAAGGGAAATCTCTTTCCGAAGAAGAGCTTACTTCTTATTGTCGACATCACCTTGCAGCTTACAAAATTCCGCGAATCTTTGAGTTTCGCGCTGAGCTTCCTAAGACCAATGTAGGAAAAATTTTGCGACGGGCACTACGAGAAGAAGTGGTGAAAGAAACGATGTAA